GCGGGCCGGCGCTCCTGCGGTCGGGCCTGCTCCTCCGGGCGGGAGGGCGGCGTCGGGACCGGCGGGACCGCCGCGCGGGGGTCGCGGGGGGTCGTGCTCATGGGGTCACCTCACTGCGTTCGTCGCATCGTCGACGCGCCGCGCGCGGGGCGCGGCACGGTGGTACGGGGGTGCTGCTGGGCCGTCGTCCTGCGCGGGGTCCTGGACCGCGCCGGAGCTCTGGCGGGGGCGTGGCCGGGTCTGAGGTGGGGACCTGACCGTGCGGTACGTCGGTGTGCCCTCAGTATGGCCACGGCGCGCCGCGCGCCTCCACTCGGCGGACATCGGTCTCACATTCCGAGATGCGTATTCAGAATGTGAGACCGACGCCGCGTCAGCCGAGGTACGCGCCCTCGGCGGCCGAGTGCACGAGCTTGGCGTACTTGCCCAGCACGCCGGTGGTGAACTTCGGCGGCACGGGCGCCCACTCGCGGCGGCGCGCCTCCAGCTCCTCCTCCGCGACCTGCAGGTCCAGCGTGCGGCCGGCGATGTCCACGCGGATCCGGTCGCCGTCGCGCACCAGGCCGATCGGGCCGCCGTCGGCCGCCTCGGGGGCGATGTGCCCGATGCACAGCCCCGTGGTGCCGCCGGAGAACCGGCCGTCCGTGAGCAGCAGGACGTCCTTGCCCAGGCCGGCACCCTTGATGGCGCCGGTGATCGCGAGCATCTCGCGCATGCCGGGACCGCCGCGCGGGCCCTCGTAGCGGATCACGACGACGTCGCCCGCCGCGATGGTGCCGTCCTCGAGCGCGTCCATCGCGGCACGCTCGCGGTCGAACACGCGGGCGGTGCCCTCGAAGACGTCCGCGTCGAAGCCGGCCGACTTCACCACGGCGCCCTCGGGGGCGAGGCTGCCGTGCAGGATCGCGATGCCGCCGTTGGGGTGCATCGGGCGGTCCATGGTGCGGATGACGTCCCCGTCCACGGGGTCCGGGGCGAGCTCGGCGAGGTTCTCGGCCACGGTGCGGCCGGTGACGGTCAGCGCGTCCCCGTGCAGCAGGCCCTCGTCCAGCAGCGCCTTCATCACCACGGGCACGCCGCCCACCCGGTCCACGTCCGTCATGACGTAGCGGCCGAAGGGCTTGAGGTCGGCGATGTGCGGGGTGCGGTCCCCCACGCGGTTGAAGTCCTCGAGGCTCAGGTCCACGCCGGCCTCGCGGGCGATGGCCAGCAGGTGCAGGACGGCGTTGGTGGAGCCGCCGAAGGCCATGGTCACGGCGATCGCGTTCTCGAACGCCTCCTTGGTCATGATGTCGCGGGCCGTGATGCCCTGGCGCAGCAGGTTCACGACGGCCGCGCCGGAGCGGCGCGCGAAGTCGTCGCGGCGGCGGTCCGGCGAGGGCGGGGTCGCCGAGCCCGGCAGGGACATGCCCAGGGCCTCGCCGACGGAGGCCATGGTGTTGGCGGTGTACATGCCGCCGCACGCGCCCTCGGTCGGCACGATCGCCTTCTCGATGCGCAGCAGGTCCTCCTCGCTCATCAGGCCACGGGCGCACGCGCCCACCGCCTCGAAGGCGTCGATGATCGTGACCTGCTTCTCCGTGCCGTCGCTCAGGCGGGCGTGGCCGGGCATGGTGGAGCCGGCGTAGACGAACACGCTGGCCAGGTCCAGGCGCGCGGCGGCCATGAGCATGCCGGGCAGCGACTTGTCGCAGCCGGCGAGCAGGACGGAGCCGTCCAGGCGCTCGGCCATCATCACGGTCTCCACGGAGTCCGCGATCACCTCGCGGGAGACGAGGGAGAAGTGCATGCCCTCGTGGCCCATGGAGATGCCGTCCGAGACGGAGACGGTGCCGAACTCGAGCGGGAAGCCGCCGTCGGCGTGGACGCCCTCCTTGGCGGCCTGGGCGAGCCGGTCGAGGGAGAGGTTGCAGGGCGTGATCTCGTTCCAGGACGAGGCGATGCCGATCTGCGGCTTGGCGAAGTCCGCGTCGCCCAGGCCGACGGCACGCAGCATGCCGCGCGAGGCGGCGCGCTCCATGCCGTCCGTGACGTCGCGCGAGCGCGGCTTCATGTCCGGGGCGGCGGACGGGGTGCGGGGGGTCGACGCGGCGGTGTCCATGCCGCGGAGTCTAGTGAGGCGCCCGCGCCCGCCGGCGGGCCGCGACCGCGTGTGACGGTCGGGCGCGGCGGCATGACAGGCCCCGACGCCGCCGCGTACGTTGGGGGGCATGGACTCGCCGACCCTCCAGAGACGCCTGCGCGGCGTCTTCGACGCGCGCGTGTTCAACCACGGCGACTACAACGTGGTCTACGGCCAGCCCTCGGGCTCCTCCTCCCCCCTGGTGATCGGCTACCGGCACCAGCCCCTGGAAATGCTGCTGTGCCCCTTCGACCCGACGTCGACGCCGGACGACGCGCCGGCCGACGCCCCCGCCGCGGACGCCCCCGAGGAGGACCCGGACGGCCCGGTGGCAGAGCCCTCCTCCCACGGCACGGACGTCGTCGGGGTGGCCCTGGGC
The sequence above is a segment of the Micrococcus endophyticus genome. Coding sequences within it:
- the ilvD gene encoding dihydroxy-acid dehydratase, yielding MDTAASTPRTPSAAPDMKPRSRDVTDGMERAASRGMLRAVGLGDADFAKPQIGIASSWNEITPCNLSLDRLAQAAKEGVHADGGFPLEFGTVSVSDGISMGHEGMHFSLVSREVIADSVETVMMAERLDGSVLLAGCDKSLPGMLMAAARLDLASVFVYAGSTMPGHARLSDGTEKQVTIIDAFEAVGACARGLMSEEDLLRIEKAIVPTEGACGGMYTANTMASVGEALGMSLPGSATPPSPDRRRDDFARRSGAAVVNLLRQGITARDIMTKEAFENAIAVTMAFGGSTNAVLHLLAIAREAGVDLSLEDFNRVGDRTPHIADLKPFGRYVMTDVDRVGGVPVVMKALLDEGLLHGDALTVTGRTVAENLAELAPDPVDGDVIRTMDRPMHPNGGIAILHGSLAPEGAVVKSAGFDADVFEGTARVFDRERAAMDALEDGTIAAGDVVVIRYEGPRGGPGMREMLAITGAIKGAGLGKDVLLLTDGRFSGGTTGLCIGHIAPEAADGGPIGLVRDGDRIRVDIAGRTLDLQVAEEELEARRREWAPVPPKFTTGVLGKYAKLVHSAAEGAYLG